In Sphingobacteriaceae bacterium, the following proteins share a genomic window:
- a CDS encoding 3-methyladenine DNA glycosylase, translating to MLKTDYYLNPDVVFLARDLIGKTLCTRINNKLTCGIITETEAYAGIVDKASHSYGGRRTNRTETMYSKGGVSYVYLCYGIHRLFNIVTNARDVPHAILVRAIYPTKGLEEIVKRRGQKFSPALCVGPGKVSQALGIDLIHNNVSLTGKEIWIQDDKIKIKEHDIKVGPRIGIDYAGEDAKLPYRFWTTNYDFNN from the coding sequence ATGCTTAAAACTGACTATTATTTAAATCCTGACGTTGTTTTCCTTGCCAGAGATCTTATTGGTAAAACACTTTGCACACGTATTAATAATAAATTAACCTGCGGCATCATAACAGAGACCGAAGCCTATGCCGGCATAGTTGATAAAGCGTCGCACTCCTATGGCGGTCGCAGAACGAACCGCACAGAAACGATGTATAGCAAAGGTGGGGTTAGTTATGTGTACCTCTGTTATGGCATCCATCGCCTTTTTAATATCGTTACTAATGCCAGGGATGTTCCGCATGCCATTTTAGTCAGGGCTATTTATCCGACAAAAGGCTTAGAGGAAATAGTCAAACGTCGTGGTCAGAAATTTTCGCCGGCTTTATGTGTTGGCCCTGGCAAAGTTTCACAGGCATTAGGTATAGATCTCATACACAATAATGTTTCTTTAACGGGAAAAGAAATATGGATACAGGATGATAAAATAAAAATAAAAGAGCATGATATAAAAGTAGGTCCGCGCATAGGCATTGATTATGCCGGCGAAGACGCTAAGTTGCCTTACCGTTTTTGGACCACGAATTATGATTTTAATAATTAA